One Parasteatoda tepidariorum isolate YZ-2023 chromosome 1, CAS_Ptep_4.0, whole genome shotgun sequence genomic window, TAGAAAAGAATAGCAGAGTTAaagatttaattgtatttacagTCTTTATTAGGCTCAAACTCAGCGTCCAATCAGATAATTCTGACTGCAGGCAGTGAGAAGTAGGCTGCTTCAGATAACAGTTTCTCAGCAACTTTTATGTATGTTCAAAAGCTAATACCAGCTCAACCTTCTTCTGAGTTGGGTGTATCATTATATGCCGTCAGAGTATCATTCATATttacttagtttaataaatgaaagttaattGTTACAATGCATACATTTATTCCTACagtaaaatagcatatttcaaTTACTAAAAGATAGGTagtataaatgatttataaaaaaaaagatgaaataattactaaataactGTATGTGAGTCAGTTAAACTCTAGTAAGAATTACAAACATAGTACTCACCCCCTAACATTAATGATTCCCATGTATTTCCAAGCAACCATGAGAGAAAATCCAATtcaagtaaaaatgaattaatatttctgtattgcGTAATGCAGGATTTAtgtacaattatattcataggCCAGCTAATCTaaattaagaaagataaaaaaatattataaaaaaaagttactagaactagtaaaaattgtaaatgtaaattaacaaaaaataagtaataaaaaaattttaaagaagtgtttcactatagaaataaatgattaaataccTGAAATTCAAACTGGAAGAAATGCAAAAACTCATttcctataaataaaaaataaaaaaaagaataaaaatgtaaggaaatttattttgttacattagcAGTTAAAATCAGAGTTATGGCGACCTTAGCTCAAATAACATGTGTgattaaatcaatataaattgtagagagaaagcaaacaaaaaaactgGTGGTTAAAGTTAcatttccaacaaaaaaaaacattctaaagcttaaaaacaaaattctattgttaaaaagaaaacatgtaatacaacacattttcaaatattccatctgtagcaaaaatagtttttaaaaatgtacacatTTGTGAATAATCCCATCTGTctcctatttttctttttgtaatatatttaaagaaaatggaaaaaatgttcaaaaaattcaataatcacaaataaattattatcagttacgcttaagtttttttttaaatttctttcaatatgttaactttattttccatttagacaaaaattaaaatgcacattgaaaacataaaaaaaagaaatttaaaaaaacatctaaaattaacaatattctAAATCCCCAAAACTTCTGGTTCCAAGATATGGAGATTTCAGTTAGTCTACTGTATATGatgaacatatatatatattaagaagaCTCTTTAGtgcatgtttataaattattacatatgatatattaaatttatttgcattattcttttaattagtttGCTCTTTACAATTGATCATAAGCAGACAGTAAccaaatagaaattaaaaattactcaaatacTGTGGAAATTTATCAGCATATGCTAAGACAATGATGAATTTGCACTCAAGTTTTCAacacttttattcttttacagaaaataaaaattcgtaatCCTCGTAATTAgtctataaaatgaaaatactgaaaaattaaatgcttagtttaaaaatttaatttatttaaagtttcagtaatttataaattaaaaatgctgtaatattaatataaatttttgtttgaataaatataaaaatcagatTAGATTAAttctttaagatttaaaaaaaactataaaaaaaatattattccccCTATTGcactctatttttaataatctgaaGTTAGAACCAAGCAAATTCTAGTAATTCTTGAGCAATCAAGTCTTAAAACAACAACTCCAGAATGCACATCAAAATAACacaacagaatttaaaatacaataaattcataattatgaaatttcaattttaataagtgCAGAAATTATTGATGTgtaaaaccaattattttacaGATGACCCTTTTTAAAACGAATACATATAGATCTACTTTTCCAGCAATGAACAATTCTCTTTAACCCTTTATCTGTTAATCTTAAACTGAGTATGGAGAAAGATCTGGTTGCTTTCCGACATAGCAAATTGGTTTTTTCTCAATGCTTTTCTAAAAAGTAATACCGTCAGGAAAAGTACTTTTGCTTTAGGCTCTCAATTGTTGAAAggttaagaaaaatcaatacacatgcaagtatataataattaaaaagcattacatttacaaaatattgactTACTTTCCAGTATATCATTTTCAGGCAGATCAACAAAAATCACTGTCCCAGTTGAAAGTAAAGAAGAACTAGCACAGTTACTTTCAGTTAAAGAATTACAGAATATTTCGTTCAATATGCTCCAGTTTGCAAACTGCTGAGTATTTTGGCACATTaaagtctgaaaaaaatattaaaaaaagcttattaacAAGATTTTTAGTGTCACATTTGAATGCAATTGTATCtaaaacacaaaaagaaaagttgatatatataattattcaatcTGAAATAAGctgtaaatacaaaattcttggtttaattttttcaacaaaaaaaaaattacagagttaatatcttttaaaaattcaaatttttatttagaactaaGATCTGACcatttacaatgttttttacataattttttctgaatattttataactacgcaacacagtattttttattttcatgaaagtCAAATGTTGGGTACTTTTAACAGCTCTACgtcaaaattttacatcaaatatGCTCATAAAACAcaatatatgtaataatagCAATCTAGATTACAATCTCAATAATGGCATCAGGATTTGTATATTGTTCCCGCTGCTGTTGACCACAAGGCTAAAATATCCACAACATAAACATATCAAGGATTAGAGTTAAACTGCTGTCTaagtttttcatgttatttcttTCCGTGTATCGCAAATGAAGCAAGAATTGAAAGTTTGTCTTCTGAGTTAGAAGTTCAAAGATTGCTAATGAGCATTAAGAGCTGTAAATTCTCAAATGAATTGACTAcacattgataaataaaaaaaatttttattcaagtcAAAATTTGACAAAGAAGAAAGTTTATTCTTATGCATAACTCAGAAGTTAGGATAAATTTTGTGCTAAGATTGAAATTTCAAAGTCATAGAAATAAAACTACATGAACTGCAcagtaaggaaaataaaaaacagaacacCTTAATAACTAGCAATCAGATTTCCAAGtactaaaatgcaattttaatggttggaaaggtttaacttaaaaaactgCCAATTACTTAGCGCAAACAATATTCCGAGTTAAGATATCAGAGAcaataatatactttttcttaaataaacatatctttttttgatggattcgGATTCTTTAAACCAAATTAGAGGGAATTGCAGCAATCTAAAATTTATCGTCATAACAATTTGGTCCGGAAAAAGGTAAACAATTTGAACCCTTAAGTGttaactttttgtgtatttcaccaaTTCAAAGAGgtattagcaaatttttatcatttaaaaactatttgatcAAGTGATTTcaatcaaactttaaattttgcgatttaaagttacataggtaaaaattttttaaaaacttataaaccttttagttcaaaaaagttttgaacattattaaattaaataagaaaaaataacacaatttttaaaaaaattattaatttattatctttaggtaaataaatttttattattacgagcaaaaaatttgtgattatctTAAAGAAGTCAAGAGGTATGGTGAaaggggaaaaagaaaaattaactctAAGAGCTCCAACCTTTCaaccactctcctgaccaaactatagcaaccatattttcaatattgcaGCTACCctctccctatattttgaggaataataatctgtaaaaaaagagaaaaaaagtaggatacattcagagaaagtaaccTTAATGCGCCTGATTTCTAAACTCAAAATATCATCTCAGCTAATTAATTACGATACATTACGTCTGCAAACCATTGAgatcaaattttaatgcatgatagttaaaagttattgaggtgctccattttttattttgtgtactaTGCTCCACTGCATAGATTTATAGCTTTTTAATCAATGTAACTAATTATTGcacatttcttaattaatatactTACCCAGGGAAATAGTTTCTCACACAACAATTGACTAAATGATTCATCCAACAACAAGTATGTGTTTTTAAGTCCAATCAGCAAATCTTCAAGCTTGAGTTGATTCATAAAATAGTCCTTAACtgcttttttaacaatatgcaTTCTAcatttaaacagaaaagaaagtaaaccaaaaatataaaatttaataaggtaTGATAAAGTAGAACCTTGAATAACCAGATGATCAGGGGATACAATACCTCAGCAAAACAAATATCTCTGATAAttgaatttaagcaaattttgatgactcattttcaaataaattgcaaaaaatttaaaaataatatacaatagaatttaataatttaaatagtacaaaaaacaataatgaatactaattttaaattcatatttagaaTTACAATTACTTGCAgtacaatataaattaagaaatacaaataaaaacttaaaattgactCAAGGTTAACTATAGGTTACCATAGCAAtaggaataattaagaaaaagacaGCACATTCCCACATTTGCATATTAAGTGAGGATGGCTGCTTTAAGGTAAACAACAATAACTTAGTTAATTGTGCAATTGCCTTTATCTTACTAATAATCCTGCATTAACAGAAAACTACGAAATTTGCTTTcgcaattattaattcaattacctagctaaaaagttgaattatgtaaaaaaaatttgttagatgGACTTGATTAcaagttatgatttttaacagaattttccAAGAAcaactttcaattaattttgataaccaaatatttcatattaaataactgaagtgtatcaaaaaatttgaatttctatgTCAAGATCAAAATCatgtgatttaataaaaatcactttgatgaaacataaatatgaagatggtgAAACATTGCATATTTCAtataatcacaaaaatatatttcccgaaaaaaatgtgtgttaattttctgcatgaaaaacaaaacataaaatatattttatacttaaatgaTGTTTAAAACATACACAATTCAGACacattctcagaaaaaaaatagctgaagtaaaataataatataagaagGAGCAGTATTCCTGAAgtgttcatactttttttccataGAGTTTAATAGATCATGCGATGTATACATGTCCTCTAAGGTTATGAACACttagttttacttattttcataagaaaaaaaaggataaatttagTCTTGTAAtcattatagaaaaacaatgctCCCTACTACTTATATTTAgcctaaagttttaaataaaaatagcaattacgTACGAGTgatattatattgaataaatcaaatatttcaaaaaaaaccTCATATCAAATCCAGCTTTAAAGTTGTAAGTCATGATACTTTGTAAAGATGATAATTGTAGACAAGAATATATGTCTTCTTTTCGATCACAGCAATCACTGATTAATAATGATGCTAAACTATTCATAAATGTCCCAGGCAAAATATCATCTggaactgaaagaaaaatatttcttcaatttttttaaagttatattttacgaaaaatggataaacaatttatagaacacacaattataaagtgcccaaaaaataatgtttgactTTTGATTGAATCAATGAGTTTGAAAATTGGTAATCTTCACTGAAATTTTGGAGGAggaatatagtttaaaaaaataataataatttataaaattattaaaaataataataaaaataattttaaaaaataataactttaattattgcatagatttaaaaaaaatccttctacAATTGATCCCCAAACTCAGGTTATGATAGCCCTGATGCCCTTCTTCCTAAACAACACAGCATCCTTAAATTCCAAAGTAATTCCATCTGAATGTCCTTAATAAATCACCATTGTTAATTTAGTACAAGTTTAGGatatatttcaaatctttattttctttcctttcgctatttaaaatttgaagcattATAAAGGATTCAAACTCTACAActagttcattttatttttataatttaatatctctatttaataatttaatgtttaatatgtttttttatcagaaaaaccTTTAGaagaataattcttttattttattttatttgtaacaaagcAGATAGCTGTAACTCATTTTATACAGTACCTTACAAAATTTGTAAcaccaatttttaaatctaattatatatttttaaaaaatctagtatttttaaagatttataaaaaataagttaagtaatataaaatacacaCCTGGAGGtggaaattttatcaaagaCTTTGACATGGTGctatttgaaacattatttgatACTTGACTTTGCTGAAAATGGATAGCAGCATTGCTGCTTTTTGAGATTTGAtcacaattgatttttttatccaACAATAACGGCTTAATATCATTTTCATCTTTTGGCAGCATAGGTTCATCACTCAGTGTACtacctttattaaaaatgcaagttgtaaataatattccaacaccatcaaaaataatttcggtGTGAGTGTTATGAAGGTAAGCTAAATTTTCCCAAGACTTGAACCTTTCATTAATGTGAACATTTTTAACACTGCTGctgttaaaaaaaggaaaaaaagatttaataaacggtttaagtataaaaaattgctcACATAGATAAAATCACACAAAATTTAAGCCATATTTACCAATCCAATTGCATCAGAGAATGAGAAAGAAACCGATTACaccacactaaaaaaaaatagaatttcttactttttatgctcaaaacaaaacttaatttcattttaaacacaaTTCAAATGAAGGACAATTGAGAAATCCTTTTTATGAATtactcatgaaaaaaaatttaagaacattacCAAGcctaaaaagaatttcaatactaatgtgtaatttgattttgattgatttGAACTTTTGAGAACTAATGAAAATTCACTTATATATCAGTGAATTTCAATTCAAgtatattcaatgaaaaaatattcatagcaaacattatttttaagaaaaattactctgatttttgtaaatttcagttcattttcttattttttctctccttgtaaaatttcaaacagtaaatataattttgaataagaaggaattattatattttcatagaaCAATAAGAAAAGTACtttcaaaaagtacaaaaactagaTTACAGAAACATGGTAAAGATATCCTTAAATGaaagataatgtaaaataaaaataataaaaaaacatattaaaatgtaaaataatttaaactgcaGAACTTAACAAAATGAACTGTAAAACTCAAATTAGCTTTATAATATTAAGACTTAACCATCTAGTTTTGTTCATTCCTATAATTTAAAGTCTGTACTTtatgcacattaaaaaaatatataaaatatacataaacgtattaactgttataaatcgctattttgttaaatcatttttaaacgtgaaatttataacttttataaaaaaaaataaacactaaatttcaattctttttaaacatgctGTTTTAAACACTTTACACACATAATTAAgcctatttaaattattgcaatacTTTTTGTAATGCGTAATGAGTCACAAAGCAAAATCACAGAATAAACAATGTTTGGTGTGTTAAAACAACTagatatataattgaaattttaaattacttttaaaattaaaaagtaaataaaaaagataatctttgtaaatcaaatatgataattattaatgctcttaatgcattttaaataaaatgtcaaaccTTTGTTAAGAATGAAAACTTCTCTTTGACTAATGTAACTTTGATTTTGTACTAATACGTAATCATCAGagagtttcttttttacaaagtaCTCTAATTCATcttcttcctttcttttaatGTATTCAATACACATTTCTTCTTTGATCCTTGCGGCACAATCAGAGAATAATACCGAAAGTGATGGAGGAGGATGGTTTAGCATATATTCCAAactataattctgaaataaaagttattaatttaaaatatataattttcccgaaaatcaaaaacaaacatttgCTCAGGATTGAATATTAGTTagaaaaattgagtaaaattcACAAAGCAAAACTCTAATAATTTGATAGACATAATATTGATGAAGATAGATTGAATAGAAtacgaaaaatggaaaaggcatttttttttcgatttctatttacacatttttaataaaattttttcccttgaaaaaaatacaaatttatttagtaacagttaaatataaatgttaaagatacttggttaaatattaaacgaaataaattgtattaaaaagtttctgtaatatatttaaattcacaaGCCTATTTGCTGTCTACTATTCTTGAGGTTAGTACACTGCCTAAGTAGCTATTCAGAATACATTTCAATCCTACTGTAGAGGCTAAATTTAGCAATAATGGATGCTTAAAAGATAactgataatttgaaaaatttataaaagaaaaataaacgaaGACAgaaatgtacagtgcacaaaaaaaatggaccactatgaatgacttttgatctaatgatcggatgtTCATGTTCTAAGaattaatcttaatggttcaaagggggTGTcctcaaataagctaattaagtAATGTagatgatatttaaagttatgaaataaggcacaaaaacgttttttactctgaataaacataactattttcaatagattcagatttctgacccccaataTGGTCCCCAAAGTTTCGTTAGGAGTTTCGTCCACagttgcaaaaagaaaaaccttatagaaaaaaaaaattttcgttattttatttaacaatagtatAAACTTctctacatcattttaaagaatgacattttaagtggcaaaatacgaaatttgagaaaaacttGTCAAATTgttcctgaaaaatcgaattttaaaagcagTATATTTATAGAAGAATAGGTCAAATTAGTGTTTTATAGATGttaaattttgtcattaaactaaaaaactgatatttcaCTAGGTTTTACTGATACAAATAACtagatttaacattaaaaaaaatatgaatataatctTTGTTCCAAGAGCCGCAGCATGAGTTTAGGTACTGTGAACAGGGTAGAAGATACCAAGAGTTCCTCATCAAAGAATTgtgtgaaaaacattttacctttattttttttcatatagttACTTGCATTCTactattttatagcatatagtTAATCAAACATTCCCACAACACTATAGTGAGTGATAATGGTCATGAAGATTAATGCACCATAATTTGCAGACGCCAACAGCATAATGTGGTAAGCATTGAGCACTGGTAGCCTTCACTTCCTAAATGAGCTGGCATCCAGAAATAAAGGCTAAGGCTTGAAGCTAGGTGAGCTTCCAGGCACAACCAGGGATAGAACCCTAGTTCTTCAAGATGGCAACTCAGTGCTTTAACCACTATACCATTGTGGCTAATTTAGCGAATTAACTAACTAAAACCCActattatacaataataaactaataactataaacaaactattaaataataatttaattattgcagaATTAAAATGGTAATcgtttaattaaatcaaatataataaatattctgttttaacaatatatttacaaacacatttacattatttatgtgtatttacattttaaataactgagTGAATGTAATATACTTTACCGAtgaacaacaaatttttaaaagtctcatATTTTTGCCGCATTTTAGAATATCAGCAgcgtaaagttttatttcatttggcACAACTCTCATTGGATCTTCAGAATTTTCAGTATAAGCAAACTTCCAATATAGCTCatctagaaaacaaaatataactgctaagctaaaagttttttaaataaataaatgaatcccAAAAATCTATACATCTAAAAAttcttgggggggggggagaaagcaATTTTAGATTGCAGTCTAAATCCTTACCaccaaaagaaataatataaggtaaaagaaaaaaaaattctttcagatttaaaatatgctaaaagaAAGCActagaagtaattaaaaatttattctttatctaaacattttagggtacttaaaatatttatcaagtaAAAAAGCCATATTGCAACAATTTCCATAGTCGAAtcaccattaaataaataaactctatAACTAAatctataactaaaataatgatttgataACATATTCATTAACACCCAGTCCATGAAGTATCAATACACACCTTCcctatctaaatatttaaagtcttcaaGAATTTGAAATTCGCCATATGGATCATAACAAATACCTTCATCCATCCATTTCTCAAGAAatctgtaaataaaagtttcatgataacaattaaaactaatttttactaaaaattaatggaacggaaatagcttaataaaaatatttataataaataacaaaatatttattataaattatataaataacttaattaaaatatttacttgaaataaggaGTATacacatatttcaaaatgactCCAATCATAACTACGTTTTCTTTCCTTCTAAATGACCACAGAGATTCCTTTAAATAGGAGAGCAAACCCAAGCCCTGGAATGGATAAACAATGTTACAACTACttattcgaaaagaaaaaaatttaactgaagttatattaagtaataaacaAATCTAGAGCTTtgtaaattgatattaaataaattaaacctcACGATATACAAAGATCACTCAGAAAGGAATACCATTTGcgtgttaaaaaaagaatagaaagtgTTTCCATATGTATTTCTTCATGTCATAAAAGGATAATTATCATCTCACCATTTTGTGCACTTTCATTTGACAGAAAATTAGCAATCATTATTAAGCAAAGAAGATTCAGATATTGTTGGTTGCGATCAgcgtaaaattaatgaaagtatAACAGGATTTACCGgtgaattgtttatttatcatttatttgatGGCATTTaccagtattatttatttatcatcccTTCTTTATATTCCTCTTCAGcattattaagttttcaatcttgattatcaacaaaaatttaattcttgaaaCTTAAAGTGCTGTTCCTTTATTAAACCATAAATAACTTACATTCACACAACttacattaaaaagatttttattaattttcataataaactttatataacCCTGCGTTACACTTTATGCAACCTATGCTATTGAAATGATGAATACAAAATAGTTACTTAAAATTCTGTAACAATACtaagaattaactttttacactattgcaaaataatcttttattggcaaaaatatttaacaagtttCTATCGAaaacaaagattaaataaaaatttgaaaatcaatctTGAGGATGACGTTGCAATTGGTAactgaacaaaattattaaggttaaattttattccaatataaTTAGGAATTAAACATATCAAACCaaatcaaaactgtaaaaaaatattaaaattttgaatgaataatttttaatattgacgTAACAATCTAACTAACATcagtaaacaaaaatgaattcaaagCAATTGATGACTGTGAGGAGCAAATCAAGCAGAAGATGAgtcatttcagaaaaatatgtgCACTTAAACTACTTATCAATATAATCGCATACAAATTGAGGCATTTGTAATAGCTTGACACAGATTGGCCTGCGTCATAGAATTAAGCCACCAGCTACCTGTACCACTCTGAGCATTTACCAAGATCTCATCATTACTTGCAAATAGTTACTTGGAAAGCTggagttttttaaattgaaaaaacaaatgaatttggGTTAATCTAAGTTTGGTCTAAAAGGAGAAGATAGAATTGTTCCCTAAGTTCCACAAGGTTTAACATTTCTCTCATTCAAACATTAAATATCAACTCTTATTTTATAGCTGATGTACCAATCATTTGAGTTAAACATGATTACCAACAAacaatgacttaaaatattaatgtaaatttaatcaaacaaaatgGTTAAGTTAATTTGTTGAGTTGAAGAAGACAATTACGTCGTATGTGCAATCTTTGTGCTATGAGACACACAGAAGACAGATGCAAATGGTAGTTTTCTTCGAGAAcacctaaataaataattgataaatacaaCATATTAATTAGACTAAGATTATTCACATATCCAAACTTTACCTTAGGTAGTTCGCCAGGATTATTATTCTCAATTTCTATTTTGCAGACAGAACCTAAGatgctaaaatgaaatttaaacacattaaaaatcattcattttgaaacatttgcttatttaactaaactaattttgatgctatttttttcaatttataataggtgaagaaattaaacacattttctaTATGAATacacatagaatttttttttttttaaaaaaaagacaaagtatgcttgaaaatgttttatgataaaaaataaatgtttaaattttttatttcaaattccgGTTAGAGAATTGAATATTCATTAATTGCCTAAATTATAACCCCAGAGAATTTATGTCTGAAATTTTAAGACTGTAAGTATAAAttaagttgatattttttaatatagttattttttgaatatagaGTAACATTTCTGTACTTTCATAAGAAttctcagagaaaaaaatactttttggagttagttaattattgattatttaaacagAAAGAGTGATAACTTGAAGtaagaaaactaataatttattacaaacttgTATACCAATTCTTTAAAACACAAACATGTACTTGTATATATCTAATTCCCATACCTAAATATCTCTATAGATATAATTCAAGCAGAAATATCCTAATacgaatagttaaaaaaaaactatcagaaCACTTCGCTCCTACTCCCTTTTATAGAAAACCACAATATGTTATGCTATATCTTAATATATTCTGATTTATGACACAAAGACTTAACCATAACTACTGCAATAGTTACCAAGAATATATTCATAGCTAATATAATAGTCCATATCTTGAAATGACAGtttgaagttaaaaagaaattccgattaaaaatgtactaaaaatattaaatttgatttacttCAAAGACTGAGCAGCTTCTAAAACATCTGTTCTTAAAAACTGCAAACTAGGCTTTTTTACCTTCACACCCATTATGTATTCTGTATATAGGTTTAGTACTTGCTGAATACCTAACTTCAAACCTCTTAAAACCAAGCCTAGAAAACAAAGgtgatgaaattaaaagc contains:
- the LOC107455755 gene encoding uncharacterized protein isoform X2; the protein is MDTHSPEYSRILHNLILKFISILKDYVNVTSVEKSKVFFEVIKRSFSISQGIKLIALNALTNETADKTISDSITSRKVKDLLDIYLQQDLMECAVNSGNMIWKNVSDDELYESLYVNSISDKNTMASTVTKLRPTMSMGDLQSYYSANLYFTSSKTTPDLDCLILSSQFDQCKIQFEEDLSRLKSTLRNGSPSLDFKSNDGCSKSSCDLVGDSRSTFSNESHELDGVQPTYNFTNWLMFANSQSSDNDLHQRLFRDSWEGKMKQFIPCHLYTSELNSREALLNVTDEDSPLFRCIYDTSSLSEDALKHDVLDLLIGIPSDTFVYDNNKRMFLVNSHIHMDKLSHESSLRFLETFVDAGNMFHKLQLFSKELSYYEDGLVLRGLKLGIQQVLNLYTEYIMGVKVKKPSLQFLRTDVLEAAQSLNILGSVCKIEIENNNPGELPKGLGLLSYLKESLWSFRRKENVVMIGVILKYVYTPYFKFLEKWMDEGICYDPYGEFQILEDFKYLDREDELYWKFAYTENSEDPMRVVPNEIKLYAADILKCGKNMRLLKICCSSNYSLEYMLNHPPPSLSVLFSDCAARIKEEMCIEYIKRKEEDELEYFVKKKLSDDYVLVQNQSYISQREVFILNKVWCNRFLSHSLMQLDCSVKNVHINERFKSWENLAYLHNTHTEIIFDGVGILFTTCIFNKGSTLSDEPMLPKDENDIKPLLLDKKINCDQISKSSNAAIHFQQSQVSNNVSNSTMSKSLIKFPPPVPDDILPGTFMNSLASLLISDCCDRKEDIYSCLQLSSLQSIMTYNFKAGFDMRMHIVKKAVKDYFMNQLKLEDLLIGLKNTYLLLDESFSQLLCEKLFPWTLMCQNTQQFANWSILNEIFCNSLTESNCASSSLLSTGTVIFVDLPENDILERNEFLHFFQFEFQISWPMNIIVHKSCITQYRNINSFLLELDFLSWLLGNTWESLMLGAKSSNIQDSSQYRAIMLQRFDMHQFICVLRNCIRHDLQGPVWEFLLKSLSTEELSIDALENIHIQYLKSVSTRCFLTKETEILHEMVKVMLRIIYKFCVWSLNCDWEINNLTKQYETAEFSDLTSMTETYKKYEGAFFERLIKMTVTRKYGVTNDDGFKRFLEIILESRRKCL
- the LOC107455755 gene encoding uncharacterized protein isoform X3, whose protein sequence is MDTHSPEYSRILHNLILKFISILKDYVNVTSVEKSKVFFEVIKRSFSISQGIKLIALNALTNETADKTISDSITSRKVKDLLDIYLQQDLMECAVNSGNMIWKNVSDDELYESLYVNSISDKNTMASTVTKLRPTMSMGDLQSYYSANLYFTSSKTTPDLDCLILSSQFDQCKIQFEEDLSRLKSTLRNGSPSLDFKSNDGCSKSSCDLVGDSRSTFSNESHELDGVQPTYNFTNWLMFANSQSSDNDLHQRLFRDSWEGKMKQFIPCHLYTSELNSREALLNVTDEDSPLFRCIYDTSSLSEDALKHDVLDLLIGIPSDTFVYDNNKRMFLVNSHIHMDKLSHESSLRFLETFVDAGNMFHKLQLFSKELSYYEDGLVLRGLKLGIQQVLNLYTEYIMGVKVKKPSLQFLRTDVLEAAQSLNILGSVCKIEIENNNPGELPKGLGLLSYLKESLWSFRRKENVVMIGVILKYVYTPYFKFLEKWMDEGICYDPYGEFQILEDFKYLDREDELYWKFAYTENSEDPMRVVPNEIKLYAADILKCGKNMRLLKICCSSNYSLEYMLNHPPPSLSVLFSDCAARIKEEMCIEYIKRKEEDELEYFVKKKLSDDYVLVQNQSYISQREVFILNKVWCNRFLSHSLMQLDCSSVKNVHINERFKSWENLAYLHNTHTEIIFDGVGILFTTCIFNKGSTLSDEPMLPKDENDIKPLLLDKKINCDQISKSSNAAIHFQQSQVSNNVSNSTMSKSLIKFPPPVPDDILPGTFMNSLASLLISDCCDRKEDIYSCLQLSSLQSIMTYNFKAGFDMRMHIVKKAVKDYFMNQLKLEDLLIGLKNTYLLLDESFSQLLCEKLFPWTLMCQNTQQFANWSILNEIFCNSLTESNCASSSLLSTGTVIFVDLPENDILERNEFLHFFQFEFQISWPMNIIVHKSCITQYRNINSFLLELDFLSWLLGNTWESLMLGAKSSNIQDSSQYRAIMLQRFDMHQFICVLRNCIRHDLQGPVWEFLLKSLSTEELSIDALENIHIQYLKSVSTRCFLTKETEILHEMVKVMLRIIYKFCVWSLNCDWEINNLTKQYETAEFSDLTSMTETYKKYEGAFFELWLQSYRKV